A genomic stretch from Helianthus annuus cultivar XRQ/B chromosome 1, HanXRQr2.0-SUNRISE, whole genome shotgun sequence includes:
- the LOC110884543 gene encoding uncharacterized protein LOC110884543, with protein MDHDSPPPPPMEQQVCVEIVSCNEDLKINFVSGVGDDDDENVKEKRKGASSAKKPPKPPRSQTHRAFSLDAADQKLIRELAMIKRARMERMKGLLLQKKASKSSSSSSSHSTLFAMIFTIVVFIVVLFQGMSCQISCGTFQGSPPPLETNESGLIFIHEELNPSAHDSV; from the exons ATGGATCATGattctcctcctcctcctcctatGGAACAACAAGTTTGTGTCGAAATTGTGAGTTGTAATGAGGATTTGAAAATTAATTTTGTGAGTGGTGtgggtgatgatgatgatgagaatgtAAAGGAGAAACGTAAGGGGGCTTCAAGTGCCAAAAAACCACCAAAACCGCCACGATCCCAGACACACAGAGCTTTTTCTCTGGATGCTGCAGACCAGAAACTGATCAGGGAGCTTGCCATGATTAAGAGGGCAAGAATGGAGCGTATGAAAGGCCTGCTCTTGCAAAAAAAAGCTTCAAAGTCCTCCTCCTCATCCTCGTCGCATAGCACTTTATTTGCCATGATTTTTACCATCGTAGTCTTCATTGTTGTCCTTTTTCAAG GAATGTCATGCCAAATTTCATGTGGAACATTTCAAGGTTCTCCTCCTCCTCTAGAAACAAATGAGAGCGGTTTGATATTCATTCACGAGGAATTGAACCCATCTGCTCATGACTCCGTTTAA